The following proteins come from a genomic window of Venturia canescens isolate UGA chromosome 4, ASM1945775v1, whole genome shotgun sequence:
- the LOC122409116 gene encoding ER membrane protein complex subunit 2-like: MRIVSLHTSTRSTLPPASQQGKVDTAMAWNRDEITWSEARDLFRTWREESERRSKDVVDLWKSVLMPKVDQLGNEKYLVLEQVCVAALDCYRLSLAEYCIKILMRDFPGSLRVHKYHAMHLEALEMYDEAIEVLDSIIKRDETNAAPRKRKVAILKAKGRTTDAIKELTEYLKKFMSDQEAWHELCDLYLLEQDYAKAAFCMEELILHNPHSHLIYQRYAEIKYSQGGFENMEQAKAYFTQAVKLNPQNIRALYGLLLAVNNIAMSPKCPSAKKKEALKLNEWVSAQIVKQYKSKDAEGNVKNVVDLLEQLQLEA; this comes from the exons ATGCGGATAGTTTCTTTACACACTAGCACCCGTAGCACCCTTCCACCCGCTAGCCAACAAG GAAAAGTTGATACGGCTATGGCCTGGAATCGTGATGAAATTACTTGGTCCG AGGCTCGTGATCTCTTTCGAACTTGGAGAGAGGAATCAGAACGTAGAAGTAAAGATGTGGTAGATTTGTGGAAGTCTGTATTAATGCCAAAAGTAGATCAACTTGGCAACGAGA AATATTTAGTACTGGAGCAAGTATGTGTAGCAGCTTTAGACTGTTATAGATTGTCTCTTGCCGAATACTGcatcaaaattttgatgagAGACTTTCCAGGCAGCTTGAGAGTACACAAATATCATGCGATGCATCTGGAAGCTTTGGAAat GTATGATGAAGCTATTGAGGTATTGGATTCTATTATTAAGAGGGACGAGACAAATGCTGCACCCAGGAAACGAAAAGTTGCTATTTTGAAAGCTAAAGGGAGAACAACAGATGCAATTAAGGAACTCACAGAGTACCTCAAAAA GTTCATGAGCGATCAAGAGGCTTGGCACGAATTGTGCGATCTGTATTTACTGGAACAAGATTATGCGAAAGCAGCTTTCTGTATGGAAGAATTGATCCTGCATAATCCCCACAGCCATCTTATTTATCAGAGATATGCAGAAATCAAATATTCTCAG GGTGGCTTCGAGAACATGGAACAGGCAAAGGCATACTTTACTCAAGCAGTGAAGTTAAATCCTCAAAACATCCGAGCACTCTACGGTTTATTATTA GCTGTGAATAATATTGCGATGTCACCAAAATGTCCAtcagcaaagaaaaaagaagctcTTAAATTGAACGAATGGGTATCGGCCCAAATTGTGAAGCAGTACAAGTCAAAAGATGCTGAAGGCAATGTCAAGAACGTGGTAGATTTACTAGAGCAATTGCAACTTGAAGCTTGA
- the LOC122409113 gene encoding tRNA (guanine(10)-N2)-methyltransferase homolog isoform X2, producing MSDKWRKYLFWFAYEHVNFRIAELESIVSLYHIEFRTIKRPDDHPYWLVLLPTEDVVHKIASRAVSLRFCLELWGHSTCLNVLHEQLKVCPEEWLSPYMGKDKSFKIVVETFCKHFTQKEKVEKIETFSYLPLEGRINLRNPDTTLFYIEHYGLDPNNIPDTPEELFFGRWVTDGKRDLIRKLSLKTRKFIGNTSMDPQLSLIMANQAQVKEGDIVLDPFVGSGSLLVAASQFGAYILGTDIDFLMLHARTRPSRITQKTRTEDESIAANMKQYGKESYYLDVVVSDFSRPLWKSDMRVDAIITDPPYGIREATERVGSAKLNPVIDEHQASSHIPSKVEYNLPQIYEDLLNFAAQHLRIGGKLVCWFPLYSCFYSTPRGVNISQLSLQKKILNVVGKKNVSQRNFGFQGPIFRRTITSTSVFNFDCKF from the exons ATGAGTGATAAGTGGCGCAAATATTTGTTTTGGTTCGCTTACGAACATGTTAATTTTCGCATCGCC GAATTGGAATCGATCGTTTCTTTGTACCACATTGAATTCAGAACAATCAAGCGACCTGATGATCAC CCCTACTGGCTAGTGCTATTACCAACCGAAGATGTTGTTCATAAAATAGCGAGTAGAGCAGTTTCTCTACGTTTTTGTTTGGAGCTATGGGGTCATAGTACTTGTCTCAATGTTTTACATGAGCAACTCAAAGTCTGTCCAGAAGAGTGGCTTAGTCCTTATATGGGCAAGgacaaatcattcaaaatagtTGTTGAAACGTTCTGCAAACACTTTACTCAGAAAGAGAAAGTGGAGAAAATAGAG ACTTTCAGTTATCTACCTCTCGAAGGccgaataaatttgagaaatccTGACACAACCCTCTTTTACATTGAACATTATGGTTTGGATCCGAATAACATACCCGATACACCTGAAGAATTGTTCTTTGGCAGATGG GTTACGGATGGAAAGAGAGATTTAATACGAAAATTATCActgaaaacacgaaaattcatTGGGAACACCTCTATGGATCCTCAATTATCATTGATAATGGCTAATCAAGCCCAGGTCAAAGAAGGTGACATAGTTTTAGATCCATTTGTTGGATCAGGATCGTTATTAGTCGCCGCTTCACAATTTGGTGCTTATATCCTTGGCACggatattgattttttaatgctCCACGCTCGTACCAGACCTAGCCGCATAACGCAGAAG ACGAGGACAGAGGACGAAAGTATAGCAGCGAATATGAAGCAATACGGCAAAGAGTCGTACTATTTGGACGTCGTTGTATCCGATTTTTCTCGACCTCTTTGGAAATCTGATATGCGAGTTGATGCAATTATTACAGATC CTCCTTACGGTATAAGAGAGGCCACCGAACGCGTTGGATCAGCAAAATTGAATCCTGTGATCGATGAACATCAAGCTTCGTCACACATACCGTCAAAAGTAGAATACAATTTACCACAAATCTACGAGGATCTCTTGAATTTTGCAGCTCAGCACTTAAGAATCGGAGGAAAATTGGTGTGTTGGTTTCCACTTTATAG TTGTTTTTATTCAACTCCCCGAGGTGTAAACATTTCTCAATTATcgctacaaaaaaaaatcctcaacgttgttggaaaaaaaaatgtatctcaACGAAACTTTGGCTTCCAGGGACCAATATTCAGACGAACAATTACCAGCACATCCGTGTTTAACTTTGACTGCAAATTCTGA
- the LOC122409113 gene encoding tRNA (guanine(10)-N2)-methyltransferase homolog isoform X1, whose amino-acid sequence MSDKWRKYLFWFAYEHVNFRIAELESIVSLYHIEFRTIKRPDDHPYWLVLLPTEDVVHKIASRAVSLRFCLELWGHSTCLNVLHEQLKVCPEEWLSPYMGKDKSFKIVVETFCKHFTQKEKVEKIETFSYLPLEGRINLRNPDTTLFYIEHYGLDPNNIPDTPEELFFGRWVTDGKRDLIRKLSLKTRKFIGNTSMDPQLSLIMANQAQVKEGDIVLDPFVGSGSLLVAASQFGAYILGTDIDFLMLHARTRPSRITQKTRTEDESIAANMKQYGKESYYLDVVVSDFSRPLWKSDMRVDAIITDPPYGIREATERVGSAKLNPVIDEHQASSHIPSKVEYNLPQIYEDLLNFAAQHLRIGGKLVCWFPLYRDQYSDEQLPAHPCLTLTANSEQVLSNYTSRRLLTYAKNREPRESDIMSTTNIVDFREKYFALRDETRKERRLRRAEERAKNKEDWERRKNESTRR is encoded by the exons ATGAGTGATAAGTGGCGCAAATATTTGTTTTGGTTCGCTTACGAACATGTTAATTTTCGCATCGCC GAATTGGAATCGATCGTTTCTTTGTACCACATTGAATTCAGAACAATCAAGCGACCTGATGATCAC CCCTACTGGCTAGTGCTATTACCAACCGAAGATGTTGTTCATAAAATAGCGAGTAGAGCAGTTTCTCTACGTTTTTGTTTGGAGCTATGGGGTCATAGTACTTGTCTCAATGTTTTACATGAGCAACTCAAAGTCTGTCCAGAAGAGTGGCTTAGTCCTTATATGGGCAAGgacaaatcattcaaaatagtTGTTGAAACGTTCTGCAAACACTTTACTCAGAAAGAGAAAGTGGAGAAAATAGAG ACTTTCAGTTATCTACCTCTCGAAGGccgaataaatttgagaaatccTGACACAACCCTCTTTTACATTGAACATTATGGTTTGGATCCGAATAACATACCCGATACACCTGAAGAATTGTTCTTTGGCAGATGG GTTACGGATGGAAAGAGAGATTTAATACGAAAATTATCActgaaaacacgaaaattcatTGGGAACACCTCTATGGATCCTCAATTATCATTGATAATGGCTAATCAAGCCCAGGTCAAAGAAGGTGACATAGTTTTAGATCCATTTGTTGGATCAGGATCGTTATTAGTCGCCGCTTCACAATTTGGTGCTTATATCCTTGGCACggatattgattttttaatgctCCACGCTCGTACCAGACCTAGCCGCATAACGCAGAAG ACGAGGACAGAGGACGAAAGTATAGCAGCGAATATGAAGCAATACGGCAAAGAGTCGTACTATTTGGACGTCGTTGTATCCGATTTTTCTCGACCTCTTTGGAAATCTGATATGCGAGTTGATGCAATTATTACAGATC CTCCTTACGGTATAAGAGAGGCCACCGAACGCGTTGGATCAGCAAAATTGAATCCTGTGATCGATGAACATCAAGCTTCGTCACACATACCGTCAAAAGTAGAATACAATTTACCACAAATCTACGAGGATCTCTTGAATTTTGCAGCTCAGCACTTAAGAATCGGAGGAAAATTGGTGTGTTGGTTTCCACTTTATAG GGACCAATATTCAGACGAACAATTACCAGCACATCCGTGTTTAACTTTGACTGCAAATTCTGAACAAGTACTCAGTAATTATACGAGCCGGAGATTATTGACTTACGCGAAAAATCGAGAGCCTCGAGAATCCGATATAATGTCTACAACAAACATAGtggattttcgagaaaaatattttgcccTTCGCGATGAAACGCGGAAGGAAAGGAGATTGAGACGAGCCGAGGAGAGAGCCAAGAACAAGGAAGATtgggagagaagaaaaaatgagagtaCGAGAAGATGA
- the LOC122409108 gene encoding uncharacterized protein has protein sequence MEIGNVANPGGGAVACPVCTLYLREGISLQRHLDTHPKEQVIEALIKASTLTSSPAPTPVAQPGVSAPSNSTSQQQLNNGAHIPAHSSFPVSPVFECPPINTMMPPQFASFSYQQFVNNGTMMIPQYAMAPQANQMMQMLYNPYGMYQQQQIPTVQMISPIATIPTTRIRPVVTVANEVNSRGVIEQTGVTTDPKQQIATELLAEPEPERILPHIELPTTPAPAEDDPLCATTQDSEETDSARSRVEHRGQQTQSSMTQQRAATERQDYQETDQNPLGDNCQTSPTDDNKSESTVVESIEREESRSNESQIHCKDIEFGETESREFAVDVYENEIEKPTSNNDIEAENEGNKVQQRDLSVEAKEDDANDSGVTTTEEENNARVDLKGTSQPEVEQLERLLITIMESSFEASSEKNNDETTTEKNTRDEDTTRNENDVTEFSNWNLSQDKREQEETCKRYNAELQNQVFSKILNASSESIDELENNFNSAYRYRCSLSAPSSPVITKKLHRTYSLRCDYRSNENLNLYPSGFEAGAMQEHEEDEAKQMEDNFDEEDMEIEEIASPHTPFVKQSDCGESGVCAAVDVAARSHTPLSAISGISGLRVQNDDDMVKEDRTENLLRSFVPMDTESTSDEDEEEEEEDEEDEDESNDSVDSSPTKNPMDCSLNGQDTKRNVEDSCPREQSTSSSSSSSSSSSSSVRKATESSQMYQQSVITEHVSSFTTINSQQPIIIHESYSMSSNKSLHNNVLNLSELAADPTTSTELSKNYQAAKSMNHMQSTELLNINEDAHAGPMNVFEFDGLQILVPSTFISESSQKAISATSQQSMTSSEGGEGGAGIDEEVKSVNMRADETMPPRGELSEQESNGCTEHSAWQLYMGQESSRMSTSYDLMARESWEESEGSDNEVGVPLLDSRSLATHFTSSLFLDRDRKTPTKRTFKCSHCTEVFDCPKERRVHSTTVHKEAGPSSSNDPTSQSESKDIKLLDGRMNVFDDIFVSGIHVQQPLYHHHQQPLLHQLQPPPQPENAKAEADQKVDSLTIPPNLEISCAMCSQRFSSERSLQVHNRRVHGTEVARRLQEISKCQICNEEFPSVMLFNAHLKIHPLECAQCGKYFYRKPNFKLHMKRHLGIKPFPCTVCDKAFLTKQKLDEHTNGHTGNAPVKCNLCNETFRRYSNLTQHKNRHHLNIKRKLKDYICHCGEVFHTKKKLAWHKETHDEKPKACTYCNERFIHMASLTRHMRRAHNRRFVPDAQRESENVECPICKCIYLRSSLSVHMRVHNGERPYECQVCSKAFSTKWNLQLHKWTHAARSTKPFKCNQCSAAFYRHSDYTAHMNSHRNVRPYTCNYCGAQFIRKYNCLRHVKEHEENKAYTCDVCNKTFHRSYYLKDHLRVHSGARPYTCHICGKSSSTKSNHNKHVRIHHAREPVNTEN, from the exons ATGGAAATCGGAAATGTAGCAAATCCAGGAGGTGGGGCAGTCGCCTGTCCCGTTTGTACCCTTTATTTACGCGAGGGTATAAGCCTCCAAAGGCATTTGGACACTCATCCAAAAGAGCAAGTAATCGAAGCTCTTATAAAAGCAAGTACCTTGACGTCGTCCCCTGCACCTACGCCCGTCGCTCAGCCCGGTGTAAGCGCGCCTTCCAACTCTACGTCTCAACAACAATTGAACAACGGTGCACATATACCCGCTCATTCCTCCTTCCCTGTCAGTCCTGTTTTCGAATGTCCGCCTATAAACACCATGATGCCGCCTCAATTTGCGTCATTCAGCTATCAACAGTTTGTCAATAACGGCACCATGATGATACCTCAATACGCCATGGCTCCTCAAGCCAACCAAATGATGCAGATGCTGTACAATCCTTACGGTATGTACCAGCAACAACAAATACCAACCGTTCAGATGATATCTCCCATTGCTACTATTCCGACTACGAGAATAAGGCCGGTCGTCACAGTCGCCAATGAAGTTAATTCTCGGGGTGTTATCGAACAAACCGGTGTTACAACTGACCCCAAACAACAGATAGCCACAGAACTATTAGCGGAGCCGGAGCCCGAACGAATTTTACCTCATATAGAATTGCCAACAACACCCGCACCTGCCGAGGATGATCCTCTATGCGCAACGACGCAGGATTCTGAAGAAACCGATTCAGCGAGATCGAGGGTCGAACACAGAGGACAACAGACTCAAAGTAGTATGACGCAGCAGAGAGCAGCGACGGAACGACAGGATTATCAAGAAACTGACCAAAATCCATTGGGCGATAATTGTCAGACAAGTCCAACGGATGACAACAAATCGGAGAGTACCGTAGTTGAGAGcattgaaagagaagaaagcAGGAGTAACGAGAGCCAGATACACTGCAAAGATATAGAATTCGGAGAAACCGAGAGCAGGGAATTTGCTGTTGACGTTTACGAGAATGAAATCGAGAAGCCTACCAGCAATAACGACATCGAGGCTGAAAATGAAGGGAACAAAGTCCAACAGAGAGATTTGTCCGTAGAGGCGAAAGAAGACGACGCGAATGATTCCGGAGTTACAACGACAGAGGAAGAGAATAACGCTCGGGTAGATTTAAAAGGAACAAGCCAGCCTGAAGTGGAACAGTTGGAAAGATTGTTGATAACGATTATGGAATCGAGCTTCGAAGCGAGTAGCGAGAAAAACAACGACGAGACAACGACGGAGAAAAATACGAGGGACGAGGATACAACGAGGAACGAGAACGACGTTACGGAATTTTCCAATTGGAATTTATCGCAAGACAAGAGGGAACAAGAGGAAACGTGCAAAAGATATAACGCCGAATTGCAGAACCAAgtttttagtaaaatattgaaCGCGAGCTCCGAGAGTATCGACGAATTGGAGAACAATTTTAATAGTGCATATCGATACAGATGTAGCTTATCGGCACCCTCGTCGCCCGTTATTACGAAAAAACTCCATAGAACTTATTCCTTAAGATGCGACTATCGCTCGAACGAAAATCTTAATTTATATCCTTCTGGCTTTGAGGCCGGCGCAATGCAAGAACACGAGGAAGACGAGGCTAAACAGATGGAGGATAATTTCGATGAAGAAGACATGGAAATCGAGGAAATAGCAAGCCCTCATACGCCTTTCGTAAAACAAAGCGATTGTGGAGAAAGTGGTGTTTGCGCTGCCGTCGACGTCGCTGCGAGATCTCACACACCCCTGTCAGCGATAAGTGGTATATCCGGATTACGCGTACAAAACGATGATGATATGGTGAAAGAAGATCGGACGGAAAATTTGTTAAGATCTTTCGTTCCTATGGACACGGAAAGTACGAGCGACGAGgatgaggaggaggaagaagaggacgaggaggacgaagacgagagcAACGATTCGGTGGACTCTTCACCGACGAAAAATCCGATGGATTGTTCGCTCAACGGACAAGATACGAAACGCAACGTCGAAGATTCTTGTCCGAGAGAACAGAGTACcagcagtagcagcagcagcagcagcagcagcagcagcagcgttaGGAAAGCGACGGAATCGAGTCAAATGTATCAGCAATCAGTTATAACGGAGCACGTGAGCTCCTTCACAACGATAAATTCACAACAACCGATAATAATTCACGAAAGTTATTcaatgtcgagtaacaaatcgTTGCATAATAACGTATTAAATTTGTCGGAATTGGCGGCCGATCCAACAACGAGCACCGAGTTGTCTAAAAATTATCAAGCAGCTAAATCGATGAATCATATGCAATCGACCGAATTGTTGAACATTAACGAAGACGCTCACGCAGGACCTATGAACGTTTTCGAATTCGACGGACTTCAAATATTAGTTCCTAGTACATTCATAAGTGAATCATCGCAAAAAGCAATCAGCGCGACGAGCCAACAATCAATGACGAGTAGCGAGGGTGGTGAGGGTGGTGCCGGTATCGATGAGGAGGTAAAGAGCGTAAATATGCGTGCCGATGAAACTATGCCACCGCGTGGCGAATTGTCGGAACAGGAGAGCAACGGTTGTACGGAGCATTCGGCATGGCAG CTTTACATGGGCCAGGAATCGTCGCGGATGTCCACGTCTTACGATCTTATGGCTCGGGAGAGCTGGGAAGAGTCCGAGGGTTCGGATAACGAGGTCGGTGTACCGCTGCTCGACAGCAGATCTCTCGCAACGCACTTCACGTCGAGCCTCTTTCTCGATCGAGACCGTAAAACACCGACCAAACGAACTTTCAAGTGTTCACATTGTACGGAAGTGTTCGATTGCCCGAAAGAGCGTCGAGTTCACAGTACAACCGTTCACAAGGAAGCGGGTCCCAGTAGCAGCAACGATCCCACGAGTCAATCGGAATCAAAAGATATAAAACTTTTGGACGGTCGTATGAACGTGTTCGACGACATTTTCGTATCTGGTATTCATGTGCAGCAGCCGTtgtatcatcatcatcaacaACCGTTGTTACATCAGTTGCAGCCGCCACCGCAACCGGAGAATGCGAAAGCGGAGGCTGATCAGAAAGTCGATAGCCTGACGATACCACCAAATTTGGAGATTTCTTGTGCAATGTGTAGCCAACGTTTCAGCAGCGAGAGATCTTTGCAAGTTCACAACAGACGTGTTCACGGTACCGAAGTAGCACGGCGTCTCCAAGAAATCTCAAAGTGTCAGATCTGCAACGAGGAATTCCCTTCGGTAATGTTGTTCAATGCTCATTTGAAGATTCATCCACTGGAGTGCGCTCAGTGcggcaaatatttttatcgcaaGCCAAATTTCAAGCTTCATATGAAACGACATCTCGGTATAAAACCGTTTCCTTGTACCGTTTGCGACAAAGCTTTCttgacaaaacaaaaattggaCGAGCACACGAACGGTCACACCGGCAATGCGCCGGTCAAATGTAATTTATGCAACGAGACTTTTCGTAGATATTCAAATTTAACTCAGCACAAGAATCGCCATCATCTTAACATAAAgagaaaattgaaggattacaTATGCCACTGCGGCGAAGTATTtcacacgaagaaaaaactcgCTTGGCACAAAGAGACACACGACGAAAAACCGAAAGCTTGTACCTACTGCAACGAGAGATTTATACACATGGCTAGTCTGACGCGACACATGAGACGCGCGCACAATCGTCGTTTCGTACCGGATGCCCAACGTGAAAGCGAAAACGTTGAGTGTCCGATATGCAAGTGTATCTATTTAAGATCCTCGTTGTCGGTTCACATGAGGGTTCACAATGGTGAAAGACCCTACGAGTGTCAGGTTTGTTCCAAAGCGTTCAGTACCAAATGGAATTTACAATTGCACAAATGGACACACGCCGCACGCAGTACCAAACCCTTCAAATGCAATCAGTGCAGCGCTGCGTTTTATCGACACAGTGATTACACCGCTCATATGAACTCGCATCGTAACGTAAGGCCGTACACGTGCAATTATTGCGGTGCACAATTCATAAGAAAGTACAATTGTCTGAGACACGTTAAGGAACATGAGGAGAACAAGGCATACACGTGTGACGTTTGCAACAAAACTTTTCATCGTTCGTACTATTTGAAGGATCATTTGCGAGTGCATTCGGGTGCAAGACCCTATACGTGTCATATTTGCGGTAAATCGAGTAGCACCAAGTCCAATCATAACAAACACGTTAGAATTCACCATGCCCGAGAGCCTGTAAATACTGAAAATTAG